In one window of Candidatus Nanopelagicales bacterium DNA:
- a CDS encoding S16 family serine protease gives MNRTAQQHPRIRRSPSSRTRRNSRLVALALVAAMGLATACGTAAVGTRSTTVRALWYGQQPDGSYAHGVTPVEISDEFTTGGSDFSVDLTGLESAGTGDYWNAAAWSAATLGALASDVDPRGWSVSFNTSEKIDGPSAGGLMTLAVTADLAQVSVPEDVSMTGTIMPGGGLGQVSGIPEKIRAAAEARITKVFIPMGQRMSLDPVSGENIDVVDEGRSLGVEVKEVASVWDAYRQLIGNVDPGAKADPEPIDQDLAKLLGSTTKSVSARLSKLKIAHAPTTGTRARREAVVNAVARGRRSAAKALSKGKPIPAFADAALAEHTARTWNATAAAIPVAEDDPRREVTELTQWANALESQAEAALRKASLTPPEFLEQLTTLPDALTWADGAIITIHTVKSVLTGQDVDAATLVNAAAELAQAQYDLDVFSPTWIQAAMLTGHTPIPNSSDATGFLNSYADLLAQASQANMSYYKQTAEALKMSAIPYDVDWVTAAAGRWDAVRQAESWPQVAIKLATAISSMVYSADLVGSLGAVVDDSGMINAEGLVQIRDLVALDSQSTLARDEGVRLVRGLAGAKLDPSYARWNNEYGYAVFHLPDSASITDQERREGLAYQWYANLNAQLLSALNRSFQK, from the coding sequence GTGAACAGGACGGCACAGCAACACCCGCGCATTCGCCGCAGTCCATCGTCCCGGACTCGCCGCAATTCGAGGCTCGTCGCCCTCGCGCTCGTCGCGGCGATGGGCCTCGCGACCGCTTGCGGGACCGCTGCTGTGGGAACCCGCAGCACCACGGTGCGAGCCCTCTGGTACGGGCAACAGCCCGATGGCAGCTACGCCCATGGTGTTACCCCAGTGGAGATCTCCGACGAGTTCACCACCGGCGGCTCTGATTTCAGCGTTGACCTGACCGGCTTGGAATCCGCGGGCACCGGCGACTACTGGAACGCCGCGGCTTGGTCGGCCGCGACGCTTGGCGCCCTGGCGTCAGACGTCGATCCTCGCGGCTGGTCGGTGAGCTTCAACACCAGCGAGAAGATCGATGGCCCGTCCGCCGGCGGTCTGATGACGCTGGCCGTCACAGCGGATTTGGCACAGGTCTCGGTACCGGAAGACGTTTCGATGACCGGCACGATCATGCCCGGGGGCGGGCTCGGCCAGGTGAGCGGCATCCCGGAGAAGATCCGGGCCGCCGCGGAAGCACGGATCACCAAAGTCTTCATCCCGATGGGTCAGCGGATGAGCCTGGACCCAGTCTCAGGCGAGAACATCGACGTAGTTGACGAGGGCCGTTCGCTCGGGGTTGAAGTCAAGGAGGTCGCGTCGGTTTGGGACGCCTACAGACAACTCATCGGAAACGTGGACCCTGGAGCGAAAGCGGATCCCGAACCCATAGACCAGGACCTTGCCAAGCTGCTTGGTTCCACAACAAAGTCTGTGAGCGCACGCCTGTCCAAACTCAAGATCGCGCACGCTCCGACCACGGGAACCAGAGCCAGGCGCGAAGCGGTCGTCAACGCCGTCGCTCGCGGCCGCCGGTCAGCGGCAAAGGCTCTGTCGAAAGGCAAGCCGATCCCTGCCTTCGCGGACGCCGCTCTGGCCGAGCACACGGCCAGGACCTGGAACGCGACTGCGGCAGCGATACCCGTCGCGGAGGACGACCCGCGACGCGAGGTGACCGAGTTGACCCAGTGGGCCAATGCCCTTGAATCCCAAGCCGAAGCGGCGCTGCGAAAGGCTTCTCTGACGCCCCCGGAGTTCCTTGAGCAGCTCACGACTCTTCCGGACGCGCTCACTTGGGCCGACGGGGCAATCATCACGATTCACACCGTCAAGTCGGTCCTGACGGGCCAGGACGTTGACGCCGCGACACTGGTCAATGCCGCCGCCGAGCTAGCACAGGCCCAGTACGACTTGGACGTGTTCTCACCGACTTGGATTCAGGCGGCCATGTTGACGGGGCACACACCGATACCCAATTCCAGCGACGCGACAGGCTTCCTCAACTCCTACGCTGACCTACTCGCGCAAGCTTCCCAGGCCAACATGTCCTACTACAAGCAGACCGCAGAGGCGCTGAAGATGTCGGCTATCCCGTACGACGTGGATTGGGTGACAGCCGCAGCCGGACGCTGGGACGCGGTACGCCAGGCCGAATCCTGGCCCCAGGTGGCCATCAAGCTCGCGACGGCCATTTCGTCGATGGTCTACAGCGCGGATCTGGTTGGAAGCCTCGGCGCTGTGGTGGATGACAGCGGAATGATCAACGCCGAAGGGCTCGTCCAGATTCGTGACCTGGTGGCACTCGACTCGCAGTCGACGCTCGCGCGCGACGAGGGTGTCCGCCTGGTGCGCGGGCTGGCCGGGGCGAAGCTGGATCCAAGCTACGCGCGCTGGAATAACGAGTATGGCTACGCCGTCTTCCACCTGCCGGACTCGGCGAGTATCACAGATCAGGAGCGACGCGAAGGCCTCGCCTACCAGTGGTACGCCAACCTCAACGCCCAGTTGCTCAGCGCCCTGAATAGGTCGTTCCAGAAGTAG
- a CDS encoding S16 family serine protease, giving the protein MKWTGRKRHLKSRRGRPGQKRATAGFAALALAASLGLATACGPFGSGPDEIDEVTVRALWFGLQSHGGYEHGVTRVVVTGFHTPGSSEFKVDLSEFEAAGTVEFLKSSAWTAATLAALASAIDPRGWSIKFHTDERIEGPSAGGLLTLASSAAFANTSVPDNVSMTGAILPGGGLGHVGGIPEKIRAAAEAGITTVLIPVGQRTSMDPVTGGSIDVIKEGRSLGVDVREARSVWDAYGQLVGKFGDWPAKEPGPMDPDLAKLLRSRTKSALDRLSALKIAPAPTDATKARRRNLVSAVERDRRSASRNLAAGKLTEAAADATVAERSVLTWNATAAAIPGAHSEPGRQFTDTMDLADSLESQAESALEEASQTPARFMEQLTTIPDALTLANDAITSVRAIQGNLSKGQDPVVKAATLVNAAAELEQVRFDLEVNLPTWLRAAVVTGHAPIPNRRDAREFLNSYADFLAQAALANLAYYEQTAKSSNSPAIPFDEAWTKVELQRWSEVKDATSWPQVSIKLATAISALSAGADLVASTGTVVDDSGTINAEGLIEIRDIATLKHQSDLALAEGADQSRWLAGADLDPSYSRMTNEYGHAVFTLPTEANIADQERRRGLVYQWYGNINAQLLLALSESFKK; this is encoded by the coding sequence GTGAAGTGGACCGGACGCAAGCGCCACCTCAAGTCTCGCCGCGGGCGTCCGGGCCAGAAGCGCGCGACGGCCGGATTCGCGGCTCTCGCCCTGGCGGCGTCGCTCGGACTTGCGACCGCATGCGGTCCCTTTGGTTCCGGTCCCGATGAGATCGACGAAGTCACGGTGCGAGCCCTTTGGTTCGGCCTGCAGTCCCATGGAGGCTACGAGCACGGGGTAACCCGCGTTGTAGTCACCGGCTTCCACACGCCGGGCAGCTCCGAGTTCAAGGTCGACCTCAGCGAGTTCGAAGCCGCCGGAACCGTGGAGTTCTTGAAATCCTCCGCGTGGACTGCCGCGACCCTGGCGGCCTTGGCGTCTGCGATCGATCCTCGCGGCTGGTCGATCAAGTTCCACACGGACGAGAGAATCGAAGGACCTTCCGCTGGGGGCCTGCTCACTCTGGCCTCAAGCGCGGCGTTCGCCAACACATCAGTACCTGACAACGTCTCGATGACCGGCGCGATCCTGCCAGGGGGTGGGCTCGGCCATGTGGGCGGCATCCCGGAGAAGATCCGCGCCGCAGCCGAAGCCGGGATAACAACAGTTCTGATCCCCGTAGGTCAGCGAACCAGCATGGATCCCGTGACGGGCGGAAGCATTGACGTGATCAAAGAGGGCCGATCCCTTGGTGTGGATGTCCGCGAGGCGAGGTCTGTGTGGGACGCGTACGGGCAGCTCGTCGGGAAATTTGGCGATTGGCCGGCTAAGGAGCCGGGGCCCATGGACCCGGACCTCGCCAAGCTTCTCAGGTCTCGCACCAAGTCGGCGCTAGACCGTCTGTCAGCACTCAAGATCGCTCCAGCTCCGACCGACGCGACCAAGGCCAGGCGTCGGAACCTTGTCTCGGCCGTCGAGCGCGATCGGCGATCCGCGTCCAGGAACCTGGCGGCCGGGAAACTGACGGAAGCTGCCGCGGACGCGACAGTGGCGGAGCGCTCGGTCTTAACCTGGAACGCCACGGCCGCGGCGATACCTGGGGCTCACTCCGAGCCGGGGCGCCAGTTCACGGACACCATGGACTTGGCGGACTCCCTGGAGTCACAGGCCGAATCAGCCCTGGAAGAAGCTTCCCAAACGCCCGCGCGATTCATGGAGCAGCTCACCACGATCCCCGACGCCCTGACCCTGGCCAATGACGCCATCACCTCAGTTCGCGCGATCCAAGGGAACCTGTCCAAGGGACAGGACCCGGTTGTCAAGGCAGCGACACTGGTCAACGCGGCCGCTGAGCTGGAACAGGTCCGGTTCGACCTTGAGGTGAACCTGCCCACTTGGCTGCGCGCGGCAGTGGTCACGGGCCATGCGCCGATCCCCAACCGGCGCGACGCGCGCGAGTTCCTCAACTCATACGCGGATTTCCTCGCTCAAGCGGCCCTAGCCAACTTGGCCTACTACGAGCAGACAGCCAAATCGTCCAACAGCCCGGCGATTCCGTTCGACGAAGCGTGGACGAAGGTCGAACTCCAGCGCTGGTCTGAAGTAAAGGATGCGACTTCCTGGCCCCAAGTGTCCATCAAGCTCGCCACCGCCATTTCGGCTCTGAGTGCTGGCGCCGACCTCGTCGCCAGCACTGGCACTGTCGTCGACGACAGCGGCACGATCAACGCTGAGGGGCTCATTGAGATTCGTGACATAGCGACACTCAAGCATCAATCAGATCTGGCTCTCGCCGAGGGTGCTGACCAATCCCGCTGGCTCGCCGGAGCGGACTTGGATCCGAGCTACTCGCGGATGACCAACGAATACGGCCACGCGGTATTCACCCTGCCTACCGAAGCGAACATCGCCGATCAAGAGCGACGCCGTGGCCTCGTGTACCAATGGTACGGAAACATCAACGCGCAGCTCCTGCTCGCGCTGAGCGAGTCGTTCAAGAAGTAG
- a CDS encoding PIN domain nuclease: MVLIEWLIDKSALVRLARSARADEWATRIERGLVHMCALTRLEVGFSARSGLILRSEFRSPPLANLTVEYLTPAIEDRAFEVQSLLADRGQHRAPSIPDLVVAATAELNSLTVLHVDKDFDLIASLTGQRVERLDAKD, from the coding sequence ATGGTCTTGATTGAGTGGCTCATTGACAAGTCAGCGCTGGTCCGTCTCGCCCGCAGCGCGCGGGCGGATGAGTGGGCGACCAGGATCGAACGCGGCCTAGTGCATATGTGCGCACTGACCCGACTCGAGGTCGGATTCTCGGCGCGATCCGGGCTCATCCTGCGCAGTGAGTTCCGGTCGCCACCACTGGCCAACCTGACGGTGGAGTATCTGACCCCGGCGATTGAGGACCGAGCTTTCGAGGTCCAGTCACTTCTGGCCGACCGTGGACAGCATCGCGCCCCGTCGATCCCCGATCTCGTCGTGGCGGCGACGGCCGAGCTCAACAGCCTCACCGTCCTGCACGTGGACAAGGACTTCGACCTCATCGCGTCCCTGACCGGCCAACGGGTCGAACGGTTGGATGCCAAGGACTGA
- a CDS encoding ribbon-helix-helix domain-containing protein, whose amino-acid sequence MSDVLIRTVPERVLSAIDARAARLGLSRSELVRRGLAQWVDRSTSSVVAADLERFSSTFEDLADPSTSRQAWS is encoded by the coding sequence ATGTCCGACGTGCTGATCCGGACCGTTCCGGAACGTGTGCTGTCTGCGATCGATGCCCGAGCTGCTCGGCTTGGACTTTCCCGCAGCGAGCTAGTTCGCCGGGGCCTGGCCCAATGGGTCGACCGATCTACGTCCTCGGTGGTTGCGGCAGACCTGGAGCGGTTCTCATCGACGTTCGAGGACCTAGCGGATCCGTCCACGTCGAGGCAGGCATGGTCTTGA